Proteins encoded within one genomic window of Columba livia isolate bColLiv1 breed racing homer chromosome 1, bColLiv1.pat.W.v2, whole genome shotgun sequence:
- the MED14 gene encoding mediator of RNA polymerase II transcription subunit 14: protein MAPVQLESNQLVPAGGGPASAPAPPAPGAVTAAASPGYRLSTLIDFLLHRTYAELTVLADLLPRKTDMERKIEIVQFASRTRQLFVRLLALVKWANNAGKVEKCAMISSFLDQQAILFVDTADRLASLARDALVHARLPSFAIPYAIDVLTTGSYPRLPTCIRDKIIPPDPITKSEKQTTLHQLNQILRHRLVTTDLPPQLANLTVANGRVKFRVEGEFEATLTVMGDDPDIPWRLLKLEILVEDKETGDGRALVHSMQINFIHQLVQSRLFADEKPLQDMYNCLHSFCLALQLEVLHSQTLMLIRERWGDLVQVERYHAGKCLSLSVWNQQVLGRKTGTASVHKVTIKIDETDVSKPLQISHEPPLPACDSKLMERAMKIDHLSIEKLLIDSVHARSHQKLQELKAILKSYNTNDNSFIETALPTLVIPILEPCGRSECLHVFVDLHSGMFQLMLYGVDQLTLDDIEKSVNDDMKRIIPWLQQLKFWLGQQRCKQSIKHLPTVSSETLQLANYASHPVGNLSKHKLFIKLTRLPQYYIVVEMFDVPGNPTELEYKYHFLSVSYAEGDDSPATALLLQQFKPNIEELVLDTKSGKQMKSGVKRKLSGDPCSIEPKKPKRSGEMCAFNKVLAHIVAMCDTNMPFIGLRLELSNMDIPHQGVQVEGDGFSHSIRLLKIPPCKGVNEETQKALDRSLLDCTFRLQGRNNRTWVAELVFANCPLNSTSSREQGPTRHVYLTYENQLSEPVGGRKVVEMFLNDWNSIARLYECVLEFARSLPDIPNHLNIFSEVRIYNYRKLILCYGTTKGSSISIQWNSILQKFHISLGTVGPNSGCSNCHNTILHQLQEMFNKTPNVVQLLQVLFDTQAPLNAINKLPTVPMLGLTQRTNTAYQCFSILPQSPTHIRLAFRNMYCIDIYCRSRGVVAIRDGAYSLFDNSKIVEGFYPAPGLKTFLNMFVDSNQDARRRSVNEDDNPPSPIGGDMMDSLISQLQPQQQPQQPQQQPFAKQAGASGAYPLTSPPTSYHNTVTPSPSMMHTQSPGNLHAASSPSGALRAPSPASFGPTPSPSSLGITMGQTANFASPHGTIDPSSPYTMMSPSQRAGNWPGSPQVSGPSPAARMPGMSPANPSLHSPVPDASHSPRAGTSSQAMPTSMPPPRKLPQRSWAASIPTILTHSALNILLLPSPTPGLVPGLAGSYLCSPLERFLGSVIMRRHLQRIIQQETLQLINSNEPGVIMFKTEALKCRVALNPKTNQTLQLKVTPENTGQWKSEELQVLEKFFETRVAGPPFKANTLIAFTKLLGAPTHILRDCVHIMKLELFPDQASQLKWNVQFCLTIPPSAPPIAPPGTPAVVLKSKMLFFLQLTQKTTVPQEAVSIIVPIIYDMASGTTQQADIPRQQNSSVAAPMMVSNILKRFAELNSSRPGECTIFAAVRDLMVNLTLPPGGRP, encoded by the exons aaaaatagaaatagtgCAGTTTGCAAGTCGCACTCGTCAACTGTTTGTGCGTTTGTTAGCCTTAGTCAAATGGGCTAATAATGCTGGAAAGGTGGAAAAATGTGCG ATGATATCAAGTTTTTTAGATCAGCAAGCTATTCTGTTTGTGGACACTGCTGATCGTCTGGCATCGCTAGCTAGAGATGCTTTGGTTCACGCTCGTCTGCCTAGTTTTGCTATCCCATATGCTATTGATGTTCTGACAACTGGATCATACCCGCGTCTGCCAACCTGCATTAGG GATAAAATAATCCCTCCTGACCCAATAACAAAGAGTGAGAAGCAAACCACACTTCACCAGCTAAACCAGATTCTTCGACATCGACTAGTGACTACAGATCTCCCTCCACAGCTGGCAAATCTTACAGTTG cCAATGGCCGTGTGAAGTTTCGAGTTGAGGGTGAGTTTGAGGCCACCTTGACAGTGATGGGTGATGACCCTGACATCCCCTGGCGCCTTCTCAAACTGGAAATTTTGGTTGAAGACAAGGAAACTGGTG ATGGCCGAGCCTTGGTTCACAGCATGCAGATCAACTTCATCCATCAGTTGGTCCAGTCACGGCTGTTTGCTGATGAAAAACCACTTCAGGACATGTACAACTGTCTGC ACTCCTTCTGCTTAGCACTTCAGTTGGAAGTCTTGCATTCACAAACACTAATGCTGATTCGAGAGCGCTGGGGCGACCTTGTGCAAGTGGAGCGATATCATGCAGGGAAATGTCTCTCACTCTCTGTTTGGAA TCAACAGGTTCTTGGCAGGAAAACAGGGACTGCATCTGTTCATAAGGTCACTATTAAGATTGATGAGACTGATGTCTCAAAACCCTTACAGATATCTCATGAGCCTCCACTGCCAGCCTGTGATTCCAAGCTGATGGAAAGAGCCATGAAG ATTGACCACCTATCAATAGAAAAACTCCTAATAGACAGTGTCCATGCAAGATCTCATCAAAAACTCCAGGAGCTGAAAGCCATTCTAAAGAGCTACAACACTAATGACAATT caTTCATTGAGACAGCTCTTCCAACTCTTGTAATTCCAATTTTGGAACCATGTGGGCGATCAGAGTGCCTACATGTATTTGTTGATCTTCACTCTGGCATGTTTCAACTGATGCTGTATGGTGTTG ATCAACTGACACTCGATGACATAGAGAAGTCTGTTAATGATGATATGAAGCGTATCATTCCTTGGCTCCAGCAACTCAA GTTCTGGCTTGGACAGCAACGCTGCAAACAGTCTATAAAACATCTGCCTACAGTGAGCAGTGAAACTCTTCAACTAGCTAATTATGCGAGCCATCCAGTGGGAAACCTTTCCAAACACAAATTGTTTATCAAGCTCACGCGCCTTCCACAGTACTACATT GTTGTGGAGATGTTTGATGTTCCTGGCAACCCCACAGAACTAGAGTACAAATACCATTTTCTCTCTGTGAGCTATGCTGAAGGAGATGACAGCCCTGCTACTGCACTTCTACTACAGCAGTTCAAACCAAACATTGAAGAGTTGGTACTAGACACAAAAAGtgggaaacaaatgaaaagtgGTGTCAAGCGCAAG TTGTCTGGTGATCCATGTTCCATAGAACCTAAGAAACCAAAACGATCGGGAGAAATGTGTGCCTTCAACAAAGTGCTAGCTCATATTGTAGCCATGTGTGACACAAATATGCCATTTATAGGGCTTCGTTTGGAG TTATCTAATATGGACATTCCCCACCAAGGAGTACAAGTAGAAGGAGATGGATTCAGCCATTCAATACGTTTATTAAA AATTCCTCCCTGTAAAGGTGTAAACGAGGAAACGCAGAAGGCTCTGGACCGATCTCTTCTTGATTGCACTTTCCGATTACAAGGTAGAAATAACCGCACGTGGGTGGCTGAGCTGGTGTTTGCAAACTGTCCACTTAATAGCACTTCATCCAGGGAACAAG GACCAACCCGTCATGTTTACCTGACGTATGAAAACCAGTTATCTGAACCAGTTGGAGGTCGCAAAGTTGTCGAGATGTTCCTTAATGACTGGAACAGTATTGCTCGCCTGTATGAATGTGTCCTGGAGTTTGCACGATCCTTACCAG ACATACCCAACCacttaaacattttttcagaagttcGTATCTACAACTACCGAAAACTTATCCTTTGTTATGGAACTACCAAGGGGAGCTCA ATCAGCATTCAGTGGAACTCCATACTCCAGAAGTTCCACATTTCGCTGGGAACTGTTGGCCCAAACTCAGGTTGCAGTAACTGTCACAACACAATTCTGCACCAGCTCCAGGAGATGTTTAATAAAACACCAAATGTGGTGCAGTTGTTACAg GTTTTGTTTGACACTCAGGCTCCATTAAATGCCATCAACAAACTTCCAACTGTGCCCATGCTGGGTCTGACTCAACGCACCAACACTGCCTATCAGTGTTTCTCAATTCTGCCACAGTCACCTACGCATATCAGGCTGGCTTTCAGGAATATGTACTGCATTGACATCTACTGCCGGAGTCGTGGCGTCGTAGCAATACGTGATGGGGCGTACAGTCTCTTTGACAACAGCAAAATAGTTGAAGGTTTTTACCCTGCACCTGGATTAAAG ACATTCCTGAACATGTTTGTTGACAGCAATCAGGATGCACGAAGACGATCTGTAAATGAGGACGATAACCCACCTTCTCCTATTGGAGGAGACATGATGGATTCTTTGATATCGCAGCTTCAACCCCAGCAGCAACCACAGCAACCACAACAACAG CCATTTGCAAAACAGGCTGGAGCATCGGGAGCTTACCCTCTCACTTCTCCACCCACCTCCTATCACAACACAGTGACACCGTCTCCCTCTATGATGCACACACAGTCACCAG GAAATTTGCATGCTGCAAGCTCACCTAGTGGAGCTCTAAGAGCACCATCACCAGCGTCCTTTGGTCCAACTCCCTCACCTTCCTCTCTTGGAATCACAATGGGACAAACAGCTAACTTTGCCAGCCCACATG GTACCATAGACCCAAGCTCTCCGTACACCATGATGTCACCCAGTCAGCGTGCAGGGAACTGGCCAGGATCTCCCCAGGTCTCTGGTCCATCACCAGCAGCACGGATGCCTGGAATGTCACCAGCCAACCCTTCCCTTCATTCACCTGTCCCAGATGCCTCTCATTCCCCACGAGCTGGAACAA GTTCCCAAGCAATGCCGACTAGCATGCCTCCACCTCGTAAACTACCTCAGCGCTCTTGGGCTGCATCCATACCTACAATCCTCACCCACAGTGCCTTGAATATTCTGCTGTTGCCCTCTCCTACCCCTGGGCTTGTGCCGGGACTAGCTGGCAGCTATCTTTGCTCCCCTCTTGAGCGATTCCTTGGATCAGTTATTATGAGGAGGCATCTTCAAAGGATCATACAACAAGAAACG CTACAGTTAATAAACTCCAATGAACCAGGTGTAATTATGTTTAAGACGGAGGCACTGAAGTGCAGGGTTGCTCTCAATCCCAAAACCAACCAGACCTTGCAACTGAAAGTAACACCTGAAAATACAGGACAGTGGAAATCGGAGGAGTTACAGGTTTTGGAGAAGTTCTTTGAAACAAGG GTTGCAGGACCACCTTTTAAAGCAAACACCCTAATAGCCTTCACAAAATTACTAGGGGCTCCAACGCATATCCTCAGGGACTGTGTCCACATCATGAAACTTGAGCTG TTCCCTGATCAGGCAAGTCAGCTGAAATGGAATGTGCAGTTTTGTTTAACAATTCCTCCCAGTGCACCGCCAATTGCGCCTCCAGGAacacctgctgttgtgctgaaatccaaaatgttgtttttt CTCCAGttaacacagaaaacaacagtCCCACAGGAAGCTGTTAGTATTATTGTCCCAATTATTTATGATATGGCTTCGGGTACAACGCAACAGGCTGACATTCCGAGGCAACAGAACTCTTCTGTTGCTGCTCCAATGATGGTTAGCAATATTCTAAAGAGGTTTGCTGAACTGAATTCATCACGACCAG GTGAATGCACAATATTTGCAGCCGTTCGTGATTTGATGGTTAATCTTACGCTGCCCCCTGGTGGGCGTCCCTag